In a single window of the Geotrypetes seraphini chromosome 11, aGeoSer1.1, whole genome shotgun sequence genome:
- the LOC117345821 gene encoding myeloid-associated differentiation marker homolog, producing the protein MDYRSVIFPLGIIRFFQIFLSCTAFSLVASVNAYDGSYGAWCMFTWIFCFIVTIFIVLLELTGVCRKIPISWEDFTSAFSMLATLMIFTTSIIYPSVYLKGGCSGHVCACMGSATAMSILCFIAYAAEVGITRAKPGEISGFLSTIPGLLKVFEAYVACLIFSLVDNGNLYNADSGRQWCMAVYCICFIITMLIIFLTIGRLLASLPIPFEKFLIGYNMLAVLMYLSAAIVWPIFSFRNNGTRPSVCDYVSTCTWNSLLGATFLTYINLIAYIMDLVYSTKMVFFT; encoded by the coding sequence ATGGATTACCGTTCAGTGATCTTCCCACTGGGAATCATCCGCTTTTTTCAGATCTTCCTGTCCTGCACCGCTTTCAGCCTGGTGGCCAGTGTGAATGCATATGATGGCTCCTACGGTGCGTGGTGTATGTTCACCTGGATCTTCTGCTTCATTGTCACCATTTTCATTGTGCTGCTGGAACTAACTGGAGTTTGCCGCAAGATTCCAATATCCTGGGAGGACTTTACTTCTGCATTCTCCATGCTGGCAACACTCATGATCTTCACCACATCCATCATCTATCCTTCTGTCTATCTCAAGGGTGGCTGCAGTGGTCATGTATGTGCATGCATGGGTTCTGCCACAGCTATGTCAATCCTGTGTTTCATTGCCTATGCAGCAGAGGTGGGAATAACCAGGGCCAAACCAGGAGAAATCAGCGGTTTCTTATCTACCATTCCTGGACTCCTGAAGGTTTTTGAGGCTTATGTTGCTTGTTTGATCTTCTCCCTGGTGGATAACGGTAATTTATACAATGCCGATTCTGGTCGCCAATGGTGCATGGCAGTCTACTGCATTTGTTTCATCATCACCATGCTCATCATCTTCCTCACCATTGGTCGGCTTCTGGCCAGTCTGCCTATCCCATTTGAGAAGTTTCTTATTGGTTACAATATGTTGGCTGTCTTGATGTACCTTTCAGCTGCTATTGTTTGGCCAATATTCTCTTTTAGAAATAATGGCACCAGACCCAGTGTCTGTGATTATGTGTCAACTTGCACATGGAACAGCCTTCTTGGGGCAACTTTCCTCACCTACATCAACCTCATTGCATATATCATGGACCTTGTTTATTCTACTAAGATGGTCTTTTTCACATAG